GGGTAATAACAGTCATGAGTTTGGAATATATtgttgaaggagctttggtgagttactgcagtgcatcttatcggtggtactcactgctgctactgaacattggtggtggagggagtgattgtTTTCAATAGTTTTCCATAGAACCACTATggtgtggaaacaagtcattcggctcaacaagtccacagtgaccctccgaaaatcatcccacccacacccatcctcctaccctttccctgtaaccctacatttcccatggctatgcGCTTAATCTccctatccctgaacactgtgggaaatttagcatggccaatccacctaatttgcacatctttggaccgttggaggaaactggagcacccagcggaaatccaaacagacacagggggaacgcgcaaactccacaaagacagttgcctgagggtggaattgagcccaggtctctggtgctctgAGGAAGCAATTCTGATCACTGAATGttcaaggtggtggatggggtactATTCAAGCATTGTCCGAGATGATGTCAAGTcctcctgagtgttgttggggttGCACTTGTCAGGCACGtggagactattccatcacattcctcacCTGTGTCTTGTAGACAgtgcacaggctttggggagtcaagagatgaTGCACTCTCTGTATATCTCTATTCTCTGCATATCTCTTTCTCTgacctgtatttatatggtgagtccagttgagtttctggacaatggtaactcccaggatgttgatagtgaaggattcagtgattgtaTTGCCATTAGATGTCAAAGCTGTGATTGCTAGATTCTCTGTAGTTTGAGATGATTCtattgtgtggaatgaatgttagTTCACGTTAGTTTCCACTTGTCGGCCCAAACCGAGATATcttccaggttttgctgcaaatggacacagattgcttcagtaACAAATtatgctggacattgtgcaatcattggcaaacatccccacttctgattttatgatagaggaaagatctttgatgaagctgctgaagaacgtcgggcctaggacactaggagaaagtggggactgcagatgctggagatcagattcgagagtgggttgctggaaaagcacaccaggtcaggcagcatctgaggagcaggagaaccgacattttgggcataagcccttcatcagggatgaggcttgtgggtcggggctaagagataaatgggaggggagtggggttggcACGAGGTAGCTGGgatagatgaaagtgagggagaaggtgataggtcagagggggcagtaaTAGACAGAtccggagggcagtgccgagtgggaggcttgggactgggataatgtgaagtgaggggaaatgaggaaactacattgattccgtgtggttgcagggccccaaggcagaatatgaggcgttcctcctccaggcgtcgggtggtaacggtttggcggtggaggaggcccaggacctgcatgtccttaactgagcgggagggggagttgaagtgttcagccacggggcaatGGGGTTGGTGAGTGCGGGTGtcacagaaatgttctctgaaacgatccacaagaaggcgtcctgtcttcctgatgtagaggagaccacactgggttcaacgaatgcagtagatgacattgggagaggtgaaggtaaatttctgacggatgtggaaggatcccttggggcattggacggaggtgaggggagtggtgtgggtgcaggttttgcacttcctgcagtggcagggaaaggtgccaggagtggggtgtgggctaggacactaccctgaggaacgccctgtctgagagtatggtttaggcaggttcagttgaagcattcaaaagggaatttgagCATTTAGGAAATATTGCAGTTACAAGGTAAAAAAGCAGAGCAGGGGAACCGTGTGAGTTGCTCTTACACAGGTCTAGCACAGACATAACAGGCTGAATAGCTTAATTCTATGCTGTAACCAGTCTCTGTTTAATTCCACAAACTGAGTGGTATTTGAGAACCAGAGAATGTCATCTGGTCTGTTCATCTAtaatcaaagttaacttttctGTAGCAGCTTAATGCAGCTGAGCAGCTTGTCACAGTATTTCAGGGCCAATTGAGAATTAACCACATTGtgcatctggaatcacatgcaggaCAGTAGTGAACTAGTTTGCCTTTTACAGCAACTGTCAGCAATTATATGACTGGCTGTCTATTCCATACTTTTTATGGAAGTGAAATTTCATCATGAGAATTGAACTCATAACCCAGAACACAGGCTTGGAATTCTGCATCATGGTTTTATGACATGATTACTATAACCAAATCTCTGTTCATGAGAAAAAAACGGCATTCCAGGAATCAGCCTCGTTGAATTCTTAAATAAGGCAACTAAAACCACACAGTTGTGGTCTCTCTATGGCCTTATACAGTCACAGTAACAGTTCCTTGTTCCTGAACTCAAACCCTATTGCAATGAATGCCAACATATcatatgccttcctaactgcaAGCTGCACCTTCAAATTTGCTATCAGTGACCAGTATAAAAGGGCACCAGGATCCCTTGTACATCAAAATTTCCCAGTCTATCATCATGTAAATAATAGTCTGCCATTCAGTTTTTCCTAcaaaagtgaataatctcacacACATCGTGTTACAGTGCACCCACAATGCAGTTGTTCACTCACCCAATTGTCCAAATCAATCCAAAGCATCTTGATTTTGCCCTGAACATTCGCCTCCCCCGAGCTTAGTATtgataaaaatgaagaaaaataagaatagcatttattttcagatttaCTTAATAATCACCTAATGCCACAGAGCCTCTGTGGGGGATTGTGAAATCGTAACTGTTGGACTCTGGATTACTGAGCCAATAACATTAGCACTACACTGTCAAGTTGTTTCAAATATGCTGCACTACTGGAGGTGCTACCTTTCAGATAGGACTTTCAACCAAGGCCCTAACTATTCTTATGTGGACGTTAAAGGTCTCTTTGAAAAATAGCATGGCCATTGTTCCTGATGAATGTTTACCACTCGATATCACTAGGATATGATTATTGTTTCAATCACATACTGCAGGGGgccacggagagagagagagagagagagagagtcatgaCTTCGGCACTTACATTAGAGCCTAGGAGCAGTCACCTGCACGGAAGAATAGATCGAGGAGTGCTTAAGGATCTGTAGTGTTTcccgagaaagagagagagagagagagaatgaatttGGTGGTAGCAGAATGAGTAATAAGGCTTTGGGCCAGCACCTCATTGCATTGGATGATGAAGATTTGGAATCAGACGATGATTTAGAATCTGACGATGAGGATGTCAGCACGTTGAAGAACACAGTAAAGCAGGCAGTTAAACGACCAGCTACTGGTGCACCCAAAATAATGCAGGAGAAGAAAATGAAAGTGGAAGatgctgatgatgatgaagaggaAGATGATAACGAGGACGATGAGGAAGAGGATGAtgatgaagaaggagcagtgaCCCCAGCAAAAAAGCTTCTTGAGAAAACTCCACTCAAGGTTACCCCTGAATCGAAGGGGACTCCCAAGCAAAATGACCAAACACCCACCAAATCTACACCAGCTAACAAGCAGCCCAAGACTCCAGAATCCAGCAGTAAATCCAAAACACCCAAAACCCCAAAGGTCCCACTGACCACAGAAGAAATCAAGACCAAGTTGAAGACATCTTTGGAAAAAGGTGTTGATCTGCCCAAACTGAAGTCCAAATTCATAAAACTTGTGAAAAATGGCTTCAAGGTGGAAGACCCAAAGATCATTAAAGAACTCTGGGCATGGCAACAGGCAATGGATGTGAAGTAGAAAAATGTTTTGTATGTGCAAAAATGTTTACATGCTCCAATCATTATAAATTAACCAATGtgttttataaaaacaaaagtaaGGTTTTGGCTCAGGAGGCTTTGGAGAGCAGTGGCACAGCAAAACCTATAGGTAAGCTCAGGTAAAGTCCTTTTAACTTTCCTCTTTAGACTTACAGCAATTGAGATGGCAGTTAGGTCAGCtgtatgttcctcctgcaggatgtgggagctcagggagacTTCCATCGTCCCTGATGCCTACACCTGTAGGAAATGCACCCAGCTACAGCTCCTGGGAGACTGTGTTAGGGAGttgaagctggagctggatgtACTCAGGATTATCCAAGATGGTGAGTGCTTCAtagtgaggtggtcacacctGAGGTGCAGGCAGAGAGCAGCTGGGTTACCACcagaaaaggcaaagggagtAGACAAAGAGTGCAGGaaacccctgtggccattcccatTGAAAACAAGTATACtgatttggatactgttggaggaaaTGGCTGTTCAGAGGAAAGCAGCTGCAGCCAGGTGATTGGCACTATGACTGGCTCTGAGGCACAGCAGGAAAGGGTAAAGATAAATAGGACCTTTGTGATAGGAGACTTGATATTTAAGGGGACAGACAGAAGATTCTGTGACCACAAATAgaaatccaggatggtgtgttgccccGTAGGTGCAAGGGTCCAGGATGCCTCAGAACGGCTGCATAACATcctcaagggggagggggagggggagcagccagacgCCATTGAGCACGTTAGCGCAAATGATATATgtagaaatagggatgaggttCTGCGGAATGGTTATGGAGAGCTAGGAAAAAGGTTAAAAATGAGGACATATGCTGGTGAgagtaagaacaggaggatatggcaaaTGAACacgtggctaaagaattggtgcagggggggagggattcagatttttagatcattgggttcttttctggggcagaggtgacctggtCAAGAGGGACAAGTTGCATGTGAACTGGAGGGAGACCAATATTTTGGCGGCCAGGTTTGCTAATGCTataagggagggtttaaactggatTGGCGGGGGGGGGGCATGGGATTcccaacagcagggaggcaagtgcaagGCTGGAAGGAGACACAGTGATCAGAAATATTAAGTTGTAGaaacaggtcaggctggaacacgagaaggagcaaggaatgcctgttggatcaaattgcatctatttcaatgcgaGAGAGCTGACaagtaaggccgatgaactcagggcatggataagTACATGGGACTAGagtattatagccattacagaaccATGGCTAATGGAGGGATAGGACTGGCTACTTAATGTGCCAGGATACAACTGCTTTAAGCGGGACAGAGATTGTGGAAAGGGGGAAGGGGAGTTGTATTTTTGATTACGGCGAGTATCACGGCAGTAATCacagatgaaataactgaaggatcatccagtgagactttgtgggtggagctaagaaataagaaaggaatggtgacattattggggttgtactatcgGCCCCCAAATGGGAgttaatgggaattagaggaacagatacgcagggagattggggagacttgcaggagcaatagggttgttatAATAGGGGATTTTAGTTTTTCctaacatggactgggactgccgtagtgttaagggcttagatggggtggaattcgTTAAGTGCgctcaggaaagtttcctcaagcagtatatagagggtcctattcaggaaggggcaaaattcaacctcctcttgggaaaaagggcaggacaggtgactgaggtgagagtgggggagcactttgggaccagtgaccgtagttctattcattttaaaatagttatggagagggacaaaactggtccataggttcaagttctaaaattggggcaaggtgaattttgacaggagcttgcagggagtAGTTTGGAGTagttggagtagtttgtttgcaggcaaagggacctctggcattTGGGAGGCCTTTAAACGTGAGAtaactagagttcaaggtctatatgctCCTCTGAAGGTGAACGACATGGTTGATAAGAataggaaccctggatgacaagaaacCTTGAgtttttgaccagaaaaaaggaggaggcacagctcaggtacaggcagctgggatccagggaatccctggaggtatgcAAGGAATACAGGATTTTAccaaagaaggaaatcaggagggtcaaAAGGGgttatgagatagccttggctaagatgattagggtgaatccaacgAGAAGGATTAAAGGAGAGGGAAtaacgagagagagaataggacccctcaaggaccaaaatggacatgtatgtgtagaaccacaagagatgggtgagatcctcaatgaatatttctcctctgtgtttacatggagaaagacatgaagccTTGGACACTTAGTTGTCATAACATGGGGACAGTCCATTTCagagtagaggaggtgttggatgtttgAGAATGTATGAAtatggataaatctcctgaccctgaccagatatatccaagagctaGTGAAGAAATTGAtacttttgcatcatcgttagccacgggtgaggtcctggaagactgaaggatagcgaactatagaccagtgagcctaacatctgtgacaggtaagttacttgagaagattctgagagataagatatacatgcatttggaaagacagagcttgattaggaatagtccgcaaggttttgtgcatgggaggtcatgcctcacaaatttgttagtgttctttgatgaagtgagcaGGAAGTTTGATGAGGTCAGGGCAGTAGACaaagtctatatggatttcaataaggactttgataaggtttcacctGGTAAACTGTTTtcgaaggttagatcacatgaaatccagCGGGAACTGTCAAATTGGAAacacaattggtttgatggtaggaagcagagtggaaggatgcttatcagactggagacctgtgactagtggagtgcctcaggggtcggtactGGGCTTGTTGCTGTTTGTTTttgatatcaataatttggatgagaatgtacaaggcacgaTTAATAcatatgacactaaaataggtggcatcatgaacagtgaggatggttatcagaaattgcagcaggaccttgatcagctggggatgtggaccgagaaatggcaaatggagcttaatatagatcagtgtgaggtcttgcgttttggaaagtaaaatcaaggtaggtgtttcatggtgaatggcagggccttaagaagtgtagaggaacagagggaccttggagtttaggtgcacggttctctgaaagtggagacccaggtagacagggcagtgaagaaggcttttggcacaatggccttcatcagtcaggatattgagtgtagaagttgggaagttatgttgcagttgtacaggacattggtgaggccacacttgtagtattttgttcaaatttggtcaccttgctttagggaggatgttatcaatctggaaagagtgcagaagaaatttgcaaggatgttgccaggacttgacagcctgagttatagggagaggttggacaagcgaggacttttccctttagagcgtaggagactgagggaggatcttatagaagtgtataagatcatgagaggcatggatagggtctttttcccaggggtggggaagtgaggacgagagggcatcagtttaaggttagaggggaaagaataaaagggaatctcttttatacagagggtggtacacatatggaatgagctgccagcagaagtgattgaggcgggtacagtaacaacatttaaaaggcatttagacaaatacatggataggaaaggtttagaaggaaatgggccaagtgcagggagatggagatagtgtggatggacattttgttcagcacgaaccagtttgggccaaagggtctgtctatATGCTGTATTTTATGCTCGTCATGTGAACTTGCTGTCAATAATGTGGCTGATGTATTTCCTCCAGTGAAGAGGGGTTTATTTTCCAAAGTCTTTTGTCAGTCCAGAGCTCTTTGtgacatcctgaggtcatgaaagatgtTATACAAATACCCTGAGACCATGAGATACTGGAAcaaaatttggccattcagcccatcaagtctgctccataatttgatcatggttgatatgtttctcaaccccattctcctgccttctctcagtaacccttgatccccttactaatcaagcctgtatctatctctgtcttaaatacactcaatggcctccacagtcctctgcagtaatgagttccacaaattcaccaccctctggctgaagcgattcctccacatctcagttctaGAGAgtcatccctttactctgaggttgtgccctcgcATCCTAGTCTCTGCTActggtggaaatatcttctccatatccactcaatccaggcctctcagtaagtttcaatcagatcctccctcatcattctaaactctatcaagtacagacccagagtcctcaattatTATTCATAtggcaagcccttcatccccaggatcattcttgtgaacctccactGGAGCCTCcccaaagccagcacatccttccttagatatggggcccaaaattgctcacaatattccaaatccgTTCTGACCAGAGACTTATATAGCCTCAGcggtacatccctgctcttgaaatgaatgctaacattgcatttgctttcccaactgACAACTGAACCTGTATGTCAACCTTAAGAGAATCGTGAACTAGGATTGGCAAGTCCCTTtgttcttcagatttccaaagcctttccccattagaaaatagtccaagcctctattcttcctaagtGCATAgtgtcacactttcccacattatattccatctgctacttctttgcctactcacctagcctatccaagtgcttctgcagtcttcctgcttcttcaacactacctctccctccacctaactttgtatcatctgtaaacttagcaacgATGctctcaattcctttgtccagattgttaacatataacatgaatagttgtgatcccaacactgacccatgTGAGACTCCACCAGCTGCCcttctgaaaaagacccttttatccccactctctgctttctgccagtcagccaatcttctatccatgccaataccttgctCCTAagaccatgggctcttatcttatttagcagcttcctctgcggcaccttgtcaaaggccttctgtcATCCTCTTACTATGTCTCTTcttccttgagatgaatttctgTGACTTTGAATTACCcgagaaactcctgccattgctgatccaccatcttccctgttacagtctccttccaatcaactctggccaactCCTCATCCATGCTTTTGTAGTTATGCTTTTGcaaattgtaataccattacatctggtTCCACCTTCTCACTCTTAAACTGCAGGGTAAATTCTATGATATTATGTTCACTGCTTCCTAGGGGTTTCTTTACTTTCAGCTCCCTAATGATCTTGGCCTCGTTACACATCATCAAATCCAGAATTACCTGCTCCCAGTGGATCTACTCCAGCctgctccaaaaaaaatcatCTCGTAGACATTTCACTAATTCCTTTCCTtgggatctgctaccaacctgataTTTCCTGTTACCTGCAGATTGAAGTCTTCCATGGTTGCAGTAATAGTGCCTTCCTCATATGCCTTTTTAATCTCCTAATTGATTTTCTTTgtcacatcctgactactgctaggaggcctgtaaatAACTCCCATCATGATCTTTTTTCCTTTGCAATTACAAGTCCTTCTTTTCTTTCTATTTACAAATCAGGAATAGTCAGGAATTCCACATAAATTGAAACCCAAAGATGTAAAGACCTAGCAGTGGGAAAGCTGGATGAGGTCAGGTGGGAGTCCCAGCAATGTCTCCCTGGTGCCTGCTTCTCAGAGAAGCTAGCTCTACACCCCACAGTTTAGAACTTAACAATCAAATAAAAATGTCCGAAGGGAAAGATTCCCACTCTAGCAGTCAGTGAGCATctcacggagagagagagagagaaaacgagagaacTTCTCTGTCTGCCCAGAGTAGATTCCATAGGTAGAAAGAGATCTTTGCTGGATCAGCCAATGTAGATCAGATAGACAGAACTCTCCCTCCAGTGGAACAGTGTTGATCCCAGtcgagagagatagacagacatcTCCAATCCACCAGCCTATCATTATTCAACATTGGGCATTTCAACAATGGTAGATGGTACTATCCTTATTGTTTTCTCTCAATTATAGTTAATGTTTGGCGACAGGATCTCCTTATTAATTAACGTTGGAGTAAATAAATGGATTCAGCAAATGTTAGTATGTTTGCTCAGGACtgttcaatatttgaaaagtctGATAGGTGATGGAGTAGAAGTCTCTCTCCTCCCTCTGCTGGGATTCACACTCTccaatgaatgttgaaggtataaTGTTAGTATAAGTAATCATTAGCTAATGGTGAAGTAACTACTCAATACTTTTCAATATTTGATGGATTAATcatagtgaaatttagaaaaatacAATCACAGTGAACATTGAGCACTAGTTTATGTTGAAGTGAGTACTTAAGAAGGAACATTCATTACTGGTCACTGTTACAGAAAGCACTCATTTACAATTCATGTTAAAATGAATGTGCTTTGCTCAATGTATGTGGACTTAATACTGACTCCAGTGTAAATAATACTAGAGCTTGGCCATTCAGGAATGAAACCTGAAGA
Above is a window of Chiloscyllium plagiosum isolate BGI_BamShark_2017 chromosome 15, ASM401019v2, whole genome shotgun sequence DNA encoding:
- the LOC122557531 gene encoding nucleophosmin-like, which codes for MSNKALGQHLIALDDEDLESDDDLESDDEDVSTLKNTVKQAVKRPATGAPKIMQEKKMKVEDADDDEEEDDNEDDEEEDDDEEGAVTPAKKLLEKTPLKVTPESKGTPKQNDQTPTKSTPANKQPKTPESSSKSKTPKTPKVPLTTEEIKTKLKTSLEKGVDLPKLKSKFIKLVKNGFKVEDPKIIKELWAWQQAMDVK